From the genome of Nitrospira lenta, one region includes:
- a CDS encoding M3 family oligoendopeptidase — MVGRSSTKTASSSRQSKPKTFSDTWDLTHLVKNPTRQLNALLAELDANVVQIEAARPGLSPTMSSQDLLALLRCSEAVAQGSSRLGAFAYLWFSENTKDDAARSFKTQVEERLTALSNRLLFFELWWQSVDDTNAARLMADAGDLRYHLETIRRFKPHTLSEPEEKIVNLKNVTGSSAIHTLYDIVTNGFTFTLTVGGKKKTMNREGLMAYVRSQKASVRQAAYQELYRVFSGQRDLLGEIYKTLVNDWKSENLGLRHFDSPIATRNLSNDVPDQAVDVLLSACAKNADIFQTYFKLKAKICKITPMSRYHLYTPHRTEAKKYKYVDAAKMVLEAYRGFSPRLADLAEQVFTDRHIDGPTRSGKLGGAYCYSVVPGMTPYVMLNYTGEARDIATMAHELGHAVHGMMAKDHSVFTFHSTLPLAETASVFGERILSDALMSQERNKAVRQGLLIGQLDDIYATVLRQAYFVRFEKLAHQMVGDGATGDQLAKAYLSELRQQFGKAVKVPDEFQWEWLSIPHIFASPFYCYAYSFGNLLVLALYRMYKDQGAAFVPKYLELLETGGSEAPQDILAKVGVDMTAEAFWQSGFDTIREMVVQLESTIS; from the coding sequence ATGGTCGGCAGATCCTCTACTAAAACCGCTTCCTCATCGCGCCAATCCAAACCCAAGACGTTTTCCGATACATGGGACCTCACCCATCTCGTCAAGAATCCAACGCGTCAACTGAATGCGCTCCTGGCCGAGTTGGACGCGAACGTGGTACAGATCGAAGCCGCTCGGCCGGGTCTGTCGCCGACAATGTCCAGCCAGGATCTGCTCGCGTTACTCAGATGCAGCGAGGCCGTCGCGCAAGGCTCATCAAGATTAGGCGCCTTTGCCTATCTCTGGTTTTCAGAAAACACCAAAGACGACGCGGCCCGCTCGTTCAAGACTCAGGTCGAGGAACGGCTGACCGCCCTCAGTAACCGTCTGCTGTTCTTTGAACTCTGGTGGCAAAGCGTCGACGACACGAATGCGGCCCGTCTCATGGCCGATGCCGGCGACCTGCGGTATCACCTGGAAACCATCCGGCGATTCAAGCCGCACACGTTGTCGGAACCTGAAGAAAAAATCGTCAATCTGAAAAATGTGACGGGGTCTAGCGCGATTCATACACTCTACGACATCGTGACCAACGGATTTACGTTCACGCTGACGGTCGGCGGAAAAAAGAAGACGATGAACCGCGAAGGACTGATGGCGTATGTCCGCAGCCAGAAAGCCTCCGTGCGGCAGGCCGCCTATCAAGAACTCTACCGGGTGTTTTCAGGCCAGCGAGACCTGCTCGGCGAAATCTACAAGACGCTTGTGAACGACTGGAAGTCGGAAAACCTCGGACTCCGCCACTTCGACTCTCCGATTGCGACGCGCAACCTCAGTAACGATGTGCCCGATCAGGCGGTCGATGTATTGCTCTCAGCTTGCGCCAAGAACGCCGACATCTTTCAGACCTATTTCAAACTCAAAGCAAAGATCTGCAAAATCACGCCGATGAGCCGCTATCACCTCTATACGCCCCACCGCACGGAGGCCAAGAAGTACAAGTATGTGGACGCGGCAAAGATGGTGCTGGAGGCCTATCGCGGCTTTTCTCCTCGCCTGGCCGATCTGGCAGAGCAGGTCTTCACGGACCGGCACATTGACGGCCCGACCCGTTCAGGCAAGCTCGGCGGCGCCTACTGCTACAGCGTCGTCCCCGGCATGACACCCTATGTCATGCTGAACTATACCGGCGAAGCCCGCGACATCGCCACCATGGCCCATGAGCTGGGACACGCCGTCCATGGAATGATGGCCAAGGATCACTCCGTCTTTACCTTCCACTCGACCCTTCCCCTCGCAGAGACCGCCTCGGTCTTCGGCGAACGAATTCTCTCCGATGCGCTGATGTCTCAGGAGCGCAACAAAGCCGTTCGCCAGGGACTGCTGATCGGCCAGCTCGACGATATCTATGCCACGGTCTTGCGCCAGGCCTATTTCGTCCGTTTTGAAAAACTTGCGCACCAGATGGTGGGAGACGGCGCGACGGGTGACCAGCTGGCGAAAGCCTATCTGAGCGAACTCCGCCAGCAGTTCGGCAAGGCCGTCAAGGTCCCCGATGAGTTTCAGTGGGAATGGCTCAGTATCCCCCACATCTTCGCCAGCCCGTTCTATTGCTATGCCTACAGCTTCGGCAATCTGCTCGTGCTGGCTTTGTACCGCATGTACAAGGACCAGGGTGCGGCTTTCGTCCCAAAGTACCTGGAGCTCCTGGAGACCGGCGGGTCTGAAGCTCCCCAGGATATTTTGGCCAAAGTGGGCGTCGATATGACGGCGGAAGCCTTCTGGCAATCAGGATTCGACACGATCCGCGAAATGGTCGTCCAATTGGAATCGACCATTTCCTGA
- a CDS encoding (2Fe-2S)-binding protein, with translation MYVCLCNGITESDVREAGRAGHVTPCALKAKFKLKENGCCGRCAKNIGELVEIATQASATSCPRATDR, from the coding sequence ATGTACGTGTGCCTCTGCAACGGGATTACTGAATCGGACGTTCGTGAAGCTGGCCGGGCCGGCCACGTGACTCCCTGCGCCCTTAAAGCCAAGTTCAAGCTCAAGGAAAACGGCTGCTGCGGACGTTGCGCAAAGAATATTGGTGAGCTCGTCGAGATTGCGACTCAAGCATCAGCGACCTCCTGCCCCCGCGCAACAGACCGGTAA
- a CDS encoding flavodoxin family protein: MIRFPPLVGHEDHGQPTGPVPTALPIPFLPTALAFCLLLFIAILGASPVSADESAHLSVKVLVAYHSLSGNTERMAEAVVDGAKSVPGTVVVMKRVGQVTADDLFSSDAVVVGSPVYWSNMSGEVKTFLDNWQFKFGVFPDFKMKNKVGAAFATGGQISSGKEVTMLTILAAMLGNQMIVVSGGGAFGASATTEGDSPGIDNKELADARALGQRVAEVAAFIHSAPTR; the protein is encoded by the coding sequence GTGATCCGGTTTCCACCTCTTGTCGGGCATGAGGACCATGGTCAACCCACAGGTCCTGTGCCCACCGCACTCCCCATTCCTTTCTTGCCTACCGCTCTAGCCTTCTGTCTTCTTCTTTTCATCGCCATTCTCGGGGCCAGTCCTGTCTCTGCGGATGAGTCTGCTCACCTCTCCGTTAAAGTTCTGGTCGCCTACCATTCTCTCTCCGGGAATACTGAACGGATGGCCGAGGCGGTGGTCGACGGCGCGAAGAGCGTTCCGGGCACCGTGGTCGTGATGAAACGAGTCGGGCAGGTCACGGCAGACGATTTATTTTCATCCGATGCGGTCGTCGTCGGTTCACCGGTCTACTGGTCCAACATGTCGGGGGAAGTGAAGACCTTCCTCGATAATTGGCAGTTCAAGTTCGGAGTCTTTCCTGACTTTAAAATGAAAAATAAGGTCGGGGCAGCCTTTGCCACGGGGGGACAGATCTCGAGCGGCAAAGAGGTGACGATGCTGACCATTCTGGCGGCGATGCTCGGGAATCAAATGATCGTCGTGAGCGGCGGCGGCGCATTCGGCGCTTCTGCGACCACTGAAGGCGATAGTCCCGGCATCGACAACAAAGAGCTGGCCGACGCCAGAGCCTTGGGCCAACGGGTTGCCGAAGTTGCCGCGTTCATCCACTCAGCTCCTACCCGCTGA
- a CDS encoding DUF192 domain-containing protein: MFIRAILMAFMVLGLVGPSSGDATSPPGNQAARLIPVKTPSGTVIQAEIADTPQKRAAGLMYRDHLKKDHGMMFFFDQAQEWTFWMKNTLIALDLIWMDEKKRVIHIERNVPICTRTDDSCPQYRPNDGAMYVLEIAAGTVDGLKIEKGTKLQFANP; this comes from the coding sequence ATGTTCATTCGCGCGATCCTAATGGCATTCATGGTGCTCGGCTTGGTCGGCCCGTCCAGCGGAGACGCCACGTCTCCTCCCGGAAACCAAGCTGCACGGCTGATTCCCGTGAAGACCCCTTCAGGAACCGTCATTCAAGCTGAAATCGCCGATACCCCACAGAAACGCGCCGCCGGATTGATGTACCGCGATCACCTCAAAAAAGACCATGGCATGATGTTCTTCTTCGACCAGGCCCAGGAATGGACCTTCTGGATGAAAAACACCCTGATCGCACTTGATCTGATTTGGATGGATGAAAAAAAGCGCGTGATCCACATTGAACGGAACGTGCCGATTTGCACCAGAACAGATGATTCCTGCCCCCAATACCGCCCGAATGACGGGGCGATGTACGTGCTGGAGATTGCCGCCGGAACCGTGGATGGATTGAAGATCGAGAAGGGAACGAAACTGCAGTTTGCGAATCCGTAA
- a CDS encoding RelA/SpoT family protein yields MVYETVTDIDQLLDRVRSYQPDADLSLVRKAYDFSAKAHEGQTRRSGEPYVQHPVAVAGVLTLLKTDVAAVVAGLLHDTLEDTVATPAELEREFGKEVVHLVDGVTKIGKITFRSYEEKQAENFRKMVLSMADDIRVVIIKLADRLHNMRTLEHLSEAKRVEIAQETLEIYAPLANRIGIGWVKNELEDLCLKHLKPDVYELLRVRVAKRDEDREQYIQEVRDLVEKALADVGLQGVVYGRPKHLYGIYQKMNKQGISFEEVYDLTALRIITDTKMNCYALLGVIHSLWRPLPGRFKDYIAIPKSNLYQSLHTTVVGPKGEHVEFQIRTDEMHRVAEYGIAAHWKYKEQDTVAEKDSKAFGWLRQFVEWHTDLPDNRQFMDSVKLELFHDVVYVFTPKGIVKELPKGSTPVDFAYAIHTEVGDHCVGAKVNGKIVPLKHQVTSGDTVEILTSPNQTPHKDWLKFVRTSRAKTKIKHWVKAEEQTRSIDIGRRLLESELRRHAFAPAQMLRSEQLLEVARQLGHDTLDELMAAIGFGHLATAEVIAKLVTPSPGTAVPVAEPVTTPKTPVGKSDDKGVQVKGARDLLMQLSRCCNPVPGDRILGYITRGRGLTIHSVDCPNLEALDYDRERLVEVEWDTATPGLHPVKVSVITVDKTGVLAKVSSAIAECQANISRAEIATREDRKAVLDFVVEVSDTKHINHVLKAIERVDGVISARRIRAWQER; encoded by the coding sequence ATGGTCTACGAAACCGTCACGGATATTGATCAACTGCTCGATCGCGTGCGGAGCTATCAGCCGGATGCCGATCTCAGCCTGGTACGTAAGGCCTACGATTTTTCAGCGAAAGCGCATGAGGGGCAAACGCGCCGGTCTGGCGAGCCCTACGTGCAGCATCCCGTCGCGGTGGCTGGTGTGTTGACCCTGCTCAAAACGGATGTGGCGGCGGTCGTGGCGGGACTGTTGCACGATACCTTGGAAGATACGGTGGCGACGCCGGCCGAGCTGGAGCGCGAGTTCGGGAAAGAGGTGGTCCATCTGGTCGATGGAGTGACCAAGATCGGCAAGATCACGTTCCGGAGCTATGAAGAGAAGCAGGCGGAGAATTTTCGCAAGATGGTGCTGTCGATGGCGGACGATATCCGCGTCGTCATCATCAAGCTGGCGGATCGCCTTCACAATATGCGGACGCTCGAACATTTGAGCGAGGCGAAGCGCGTGGAAATTGCCCAGGAGACGCTGGAGATTTATGCCCCGCTTGCGAACCGGATCGGGATCGGGTGGGTGAAGAATGAGCTGGAGGACTTGTGCCTCAAGCATCTCAAGCCGGATGTGTATGAACTCCTGCGGGTGCGCGTCGCCAAGCGCGATGAAGATCGGGAGCAGTACATTCAGGAAGTGCGCGATCTGGTCGAAAAGGCGCTAGCCGACGTCGGGTTGCAGGGGGTGGTGTACGGCCGCCCGAAGCACTTGTATGGCATTTACCAGAAGATGAATAAGCAGGGTATTTCCTTCGAGGAAGTCTACGATCTCACCGCTTTGCGGATCATCACCGATACGAAGATGAATTGTTATGCTCTGCTCGGGGTGATCCATTCGCTCTGGCGGCCTCTCCCCGGACGTTTTAAGGACTACATCGCGATCCCCAAATCCAACCTCTATCAGTCCCTCCACACGACGGTGGTCGGACCGAAGGGCGAGCACGTCGAATTCCAAATTCGGACCGACGAGATGCACCGCGTGGCTGAATATGGGATTGCGGCGCACTGGAAATATAAAGAACAGGATACCGTCGCGGAGAAGGACAGCAAGGCGTTCGGCTGGTTGCGGCAGTTCGTCGAGTGGCATACCGATTTGCCGGACAATCGGCAATTCATGGATTCCGTCAAGCTCGAATTGTTTCATGACGTGGTCTATGTGTTTACCCCCAAGGGGATCGTGAAGGAACTGCCCAAGGGATCCACTCCGGTCGATTTCGCCTATGCCATTCATACGGAGGTTGGCGATCATTGTGTTGGGGCCAAGGTCAACGGCAAGATTGTGCCCTTAAAGCATCAAGTGACGAGCGGGGACACGGTCGAAATTCTGACGTCGCCGAATCAGACGCCGCATAAAGATTGGCTCAAGTTCGTCCGGACCTCGCGCGCCAAAACGAAAATCAAGCATTGGGTCAAAGCCGAAGAGCAAACGCGCAGCATCGACATCGGGCGGCGGCTGTTGGAGTCGGAGCTGCGGCGCCACGCATTCGCGCCGGCCCAGATGTTACGGTCGGAGCAACTGCTGGAGGTCGCGCGTCAGCTCGGACACGACACGCTCGACGAGCTGATGGCGGCGATAGGGTTTGGTCACCTGGCAACGGCTGAGGTCATCGCGAAGCTGGTGACACCGTCGCCGGGAACTGCCGTGCCGGTCGCGGAGCCGGTTACGACGCCGAAGACTCCGGTTGGTAAATCAGACGACAAAGGCGTGCAGGTCAAAGGCGCGCGCGATCTCTTGATGCAGCTGTCCCGCTGTTGCAATCCGGTGCCGGGAGACAGGATTCTCGGCTACATTACCCGCGGGCGCGGATTGACGATTCACTCGGTGGATTGTCCCAACCTGGAAGCGCTGGACTACGACCGGGAACGGCTGGTTGAGGTGGAGTGGGACACGGCGACGCCGGGGTTGCATCCCGTGAAGGTCTCGGTGATCACCGTCGATAAGACCGGAGTGTTGGCGAAGGTGTCTTCCGCGATTGCGGAGTGTCAGGCGAACATCAGCCGGGCGGAAATTGCGACGCGCGAAGACCGGAAGGCGGTGTTAGATTTTGTGGTCGAGGTCAGCGATACGAAGCACATCAATCATGTGCTCAAGGCGATTGAACGGGTCGATGGGGTGATCTCTGCGCGGCGTATTCGGGCGTGGCAGGAGAGATAG
- the recJ gene encoding single-stranded-DNA-specific exonuclease RecJ, with product MTSKLWVFRDIDPGRRATLAQALSISPATAGLLLARGVTTPDEATAWMTPLRAHDPFLIPDIEAAIDRLRYAVQHGERVCFYGDYDVDGMSATSIYYSFFRGLGANAQAYVPHRVREGYGLNEGAVRALAAEGVKLLVTSDCGTTSHHEIAVANQLGMNVIVTDHHQTDEQMPPALAVMNPHRREARYPFRGLCSGGLAYKVADAYRQRYGQGTVALDSLLDLVALSTIADVVPLQDENRGLVQEGLRHLSRGARCGIRALKQVAGVTRECTSETVGFKLGPRLNAAGRLDHAIKGVQLLTTESESEAMQLAQELEQLNRRRQDLEAEIMREAVAMLDGSEAPPAIVLASRGWHLGVVGIVAARLMERYHRPAIVLAINEQGVGKGSARTIPGFDLYQALASCKDLLVAFGGHPSAAGMTIHESQLPEFRARFAAVAGAWSLAGNVVPTLHLDSEVSLTDVNMRLIQEIGSLHPFGAGNPEPMFAVKGLAIMEARVVGEKHLKMTVRQGRSLPFDSIGFGMKSLSEQGLTLNQPVDLAFTPEINHWNGHDRIQLRIRDMRATARE from the coding sequence ATGACGTCTAAGCTCTGGGTGTTTCGTGATATTGATCCCGGCCGGCGGGCGACTCTGGCGCAGGCCCTGTCGATCTCGCCTGCGACCGCAGGCTTATTGTTGGCGCGCGGGGTCACCACGCCTGATGAAGCCACCGCCTGGATGACTCCGCTCCGCGCGCATGATCCCTTTCTAATTCCCGACATTGAAGCCGCTATCGATCGATTACGCTATGCCGTGCAGCATGGTGAGCGGGTCTGTTTCTATGGCGACTATGACGTTGACGGGATGTCAGCCACGAGCATTTATTATTCGTTTTTCCGCGGGCTCGGGGCGAACGCGCAAGCCTATGTGCCCCATCGGGTTCGTGAAGGATATGGTTTGAATGAAGGGGCGGTGCGGGCGCTGGCTGCCGAAGGGGTGAAGCTGCTGGTCACGTCGGATTGCGGGACGACTTCGCACCATGAAATTGCGGTGGCCAATCAACTGGGCATGAATGTCATCGTGACAGACCACCATCAGACAGATGAGCAGATGCCGCCGGCATTGGCAGTCATGAATCCGCACCGGCGGGAGGCGCGCTATCCGTTCCGTGGGCTCTGCTCAGGCGGGTTAGCCTATAAGGTGGCCGATGCCTATCGGCAGCGCTATGGCCAGGGAACGGTCGCACTCGACTCGTTGCTGGATCTGGTGGCCTTGTCGACGATTGCCGATGTGGTGCCGTTGCAGGATGAGAATCGAGGGTTGGTGCAGGAAGGCTTGCGGCACCTGTCGCGCGGGGCTCGCTGCGGGATTCGGGCGTTGAAACAGGTTGCCGGAGTGACGCGGGAGTGCACCTCGGAGACGGTGGGGTTCAAGCTCGGCCCTCGGTTGAACGCGGCAGGGCGGTTGGATCATGCAATCAAAGGCGTGCAGTTGCTGACGACCGAGTCCGAATCGGAGGCCATGCAACTCGCACAGGAGCTTGAACAGCTCAATCGTCGCCGGCAGGATCTTGAAGCGGAGATCATGCGAGAGGCCGTCGCGATGCTTGACGGTAGCGAGGCGCCGCCGGCGATTGTGCTGGCCTCCCGTGGGTGGCATTTGGGCGTGGTGGGCATTGTGGCGGCGCGGTTGATGGAGCGATATCATCGTCCGGCGATTGTGCTGGCCATCAATGAGCAGGGCGTCGGCAAAGGATCGGCCAGGACCATTCCAGGGTTCGACCTCTATCAGGCCTTGGCGTCGTGTAAGGATCTGCTGGTGGCATTCGGTGGGCACCCCAGTGCAGCGGGTATGACGATTCACGAGTCGCAATTGCCGGAGTTCCGAGCACGGTTCGCGGCGGTGGCGGGAGCCTGGTCTTTGGCGGGAAATGTGGTTCCTACCCTGCATCTCGATTCCGAAGTCTCGCTGACTGACGTGAACATGCGCCTCATTCAGGAAATCGGCTCGCTGCATCCCTTCGGAGCCGGCAACCCCGAACCGATGTTTGCCGTGAAGGGATTAGCGATCATGGAGGCGCGCGTCGTCGGCGAGAAACATTTGAAGATGACGGTTCGGCAGGGGCGGTCGCTGCCATTCGACAGTATCGGGTTCGGCATGAAGTCGTTGTCAGAGCAGGGCCTGACGCTCAACCAGCCGGTGGATCTGGCCTTCACGCCGGAGATCAATCACTGGAACGGACACGATCGCATTCAATTGCGCATTCGGGATATGCGCGCGACGGCTAGGGAGTAA